The Hymenobacter sp. DG01 genome has a segment encoding these proteins:
- a CDS encoding transposase, with product MMLPPGETIFLTLRLAGSIPAQAGRELHTQRVAAQQAADSLEAHRRAEKQFFAGFDALLDVRTVGPAYLEKEKLAEMVAGELLMLEEQGLRVPCFVIVPNHVHVVLHLPAGVGLSLPKTVELLHQRTATQARRLLRGQLPAEADFWQTGFHELPGQDAAELTRINSYLLSHPQRLTLPERFHDWPYVYLIDEVIK from the coding sequence TTGATGCTCCCACCCGGCGAAACCATCTTTTTAACCCTGCGCTTAGCTGGCTCCATCCCCGCGCAAGCCGGCCGGGAGCTGCACACTCAGCGCGTAGCCGCCCAGCAAGCCGCTGATTCTCTAGAAGCGCACCGCCGCGCTGAGAAGCAGTTTTTCGCCGGCTTTGATGCCCTCCTGGACGTCCGCACGGTAGGCCCGGCCTATCTGGAGAAGGAAAAGTTAGCCGAAATGGTAGCCGGAGAGCTGCTGATGCTGGAAGAGCAGGGGCTGCGGGTGCCTTGCTTCGTGATAGTGCCCAACCATGTGCACGTCGTGCTGCACCTGCCGGCGGGGGTAGGCCTCTCCCTGCCAAAAACCGTGGAGCTGCTGCACCAGCGTACCGCCACCCAGGCCCGGCGCCTGCTCCGCGGCCAGCTCCCTGCCGAAGCCGATTTCTGGCAAACCGGCTTTCACGAGCTACCCGGACAGGACGCCGCCGAACTAACCCGCATCAACTCCTACCTGCTGAGCCACCCGCAACGCCTGACCCTGCCGGAGCGTTTTCACGATTGGCCGTATGTGTATTTGATTGATGAAGTTATAAAGTAA
- a CDS encoding GNAT family N-acetyltransferase — translation MIRPLHFPADEAAYQALRQDGLQRQPECFRVTPTDDANRPQRLAGYQPSNEHMIWGAFKDTSLVGIIRFERESLQKLRHKGQIRGLYVRAEAAGSGLGRQLLRTAVSFARTLPGLEQVQLSVVASNARARGLYTTEGFVLTGREPHALKWEGRYFDEETMVLFL, via the coding sequence ATGATCCGACCTCTACACTTTCCAGCCGATGAGGCAGCTTATCAGGCCCTACGCCAGGATGGGTTGCAGCGCCAGCCGGAGTGCTTCCGCGTTACCCCCACCGACGACGCCAACCGCCCGCAGCGCCTAGCCGGGTATCAGCCCAGTAATGAGCACATGATCTGGGGTGCTTTCAAGGATACGTCGCTGGTAGGCATCATCCGTTTTGAGCGGGAAAGCCTGCAAAAGCTACGTCATAAAGGCCAGATCCGGGGCCTGTATGTACGGGCAGAAGCGGCTGGATCTGGCCTGGGGCGACAATTACTACGCACAGCGGTAAGCTTCGCCCGCACCCTACCCGGGTTGGAGCAGGTGCAGCTTAGCGTGGTGGCTTCCAACGCCCGGGCCCGCGGACTGTACACGACTGAGGGTTTCGTACTTACCGGCCGCGAGCCACACGCCCTCAAGTGGGAAGGCCGCTATTTCGATGAGGAAACGATGGTGCTGTTTCTGTAG
- a CDS encoding amino acid permease translates to MPTPLPPSRLSGLFRRKSLTDILHNPPADAEGHGPGDTGGLARHLTVRDLTSLGIAAVIGAGIFSTIGNASHDGGPAVSLLFVFTAIACAFSALCYAQFAATIPVSGSAYTYAYASFGELAAWIIGWALIMEYAVGNIVVAISWSDYFTGLLQGVGVNVPIWLTTGMQSAHKNYNEVLALMQAGKPLTEASTSQLEGYRAWSAAPELPGGLRLVLDLPAGLITLAITALVYVGIKESKNASNLLVALKLVVVAVVILVGAFYVQPENWSPFAPNGIGGVLKGVSAVFFAYIGFDAISTTAEECKNPQRDLPRAMIYALIICTILYVIITLVLTGMVNYKELAVGDPLAYVFNKVGVKWLGGVVAVSAVLAMASVLLVFQIGQPRIWMTMSRDGLLPPVFSRVHPKFHTPSFSTIVTGFFVGVPAMLLNMDLVIDLTSIGTLFAFALVCGGILIIDPHGQSDARFKVPYINGQFLVPLVLVIGAVLLFVYNQAGIQEFQQALGSGYEQARHYIPMLVFFVFCLGLAWLSFRKRLSLLPVLGLLTNLYLMTQLGINNWLLFFGWLIIGLALYFNYGFKHSKLGLKVLPNGQRRA, encoded by the coding sequence TTGCCTACGCCCCTTCCTCCCTCGCGCCTGAGCGGCCTTTTTCGCCGCAAAAGCCTGACCGATATTCTTCATAATCCGCCTGCCGATGCCGAGGGCCATGGCCCCGGCGATACGGGCGGACTGGCCCGCCACCTCACCGTCCGCGACCTGACTTCGCTGGGCATTGCGGCCGTGATTGGGGCCGGCATCTTTAGCACCATCGGCAACGCCTCCCACGATGGCGGCCCGGCCGTGTCGCTGCTGTTTGTGTTTACGGCCATAGCCTGCGCCTTCTCGGCGCTGTGCTACGCGCAATTTGCGGCTACTATTCCGGTTTCGGGCTCGGCCTACACCTACGCTTACGCCTCCTTTGGGGAGCTGGCCGCCTGGATTATCGGCTGGGCGCTGATTATGGAATACGCGGTGGGCAACATCGTGGTAGCCATATCCTGGTCGGACTACTTTACCGGGCTTTTGCAGGGGGTAGGGGTCAACGTGCCCATCTGGCTGACCACGGGCATGCAGAGCGCGCACAAGAACTATAATGAGGTGCTGGCGCTGATGCAGGCCGGCAAGCCCCTGACGGAAGCCTCTACGTCCCAGCTGGAAGGCTACCGCGCCTGGAGTGCTGCCCCGGAGCTGCCGGGCGGCTTGCGCCTTGTGCTGGATTTGCCCGCCGGCCTGATTACCCTGGCCATCACGGCCCTGGTGTACGTGGGCATCAAGGAATCGAAGAACGCTAGTAACCTGTTGGTAGCGTTGAAGTTGGTGGTAGTGGCGGTGGTAATTCTGGTGGGTGCCTTCTACGTGCAGCCCGAAAACTGGAGCCCCTTCGCCCCGAATGGTATTGGCGGCGTGCTCAAAGGCGTGTCGGCGGTATTCTTTGCCTACATCGGTTTCGATGCTATTTCGACTACGGCCGAGGAGTGCAAAAATCCCCAGCGCGACCTGCCCCGGGCTATGATCTACGCCCTGATTATCTGCACCATTCTCTACGTGATTATCACGCTGGTACTCACGGGTATGGTGAACTACAAAGAGCTGGCCGTGGGCGACCCGCTGGCTTACGTGTTCAACAAAGTAGGCGTGAAGTGGCTGGGCGGCGTGGTAGCCGTGTCGGCGGTGCTGGCCATGGCCTCGGTGCTACTGGTGTTTCAGATCGGGCAGCCCCGCATCTGGATGACCATGAGCCGGGACGGACTGCTACCCCCCGTATTTTCGCGGGTGCACCCCAAGTTTCACACGCCTTCGTTTAGCACCATTGTTACGGGCTTTTTTGTAGGCGTGCCGGCCATGTTGCTGAACATGGACCTGGTAATCGACCTGACTTCTATCGGGACCCTGTTCGCCTTTGCGCTGGTCTGCGGCGGCATCCTCATCATCGACCCCCACGGCCAGTCAGATGCCCGTTTTAAGGTGCCCTACATCAACGGTCAGTTCCTCGTGCCGCTGGTGCTGGTAATAGGAGCGGTGTTGCTATTCGTGTATAACCAGGCGGGTATTCAGGAGTTTCAGCAAGCCCTGGGTAGTGGCTATGAGCAAGCCCGCCACTACATCCCAATGCTAGTGTTTTTCGTGTTCTGCCTGGGACTGGCGTGGCTTTCGTTCCGCAAGCGTCTCTCGCTGCTGCCGGTGCTGGGCCTGCTCACCAATCTTTACCTCATGACCCAGCTGGGCATCAACAACTGGCTCCTGTTCTTCGGCTGGCTGATTATCGGGCTGGCTCTGTACTTCAACTACGGATTCAAACACAGCAAATTGGGCCTGAAAGTTCTGCCGAACGGCCAGCGTCGGGCATAA
- a CDS encoding DMT family transporter: MPTLPPAPAVAAAPEATPVAAPPPHRTPASAWVLLITLATIWGTSFILMKKGLVVFSAMELGATRVSVAALLLLPFALKHLGRVERSRFKWLVLSGVVGTLVPAFLFAYAETRMASGLAGVLNALTAVFTLVVGAALFGQKLTGLRVLGIGLGLAGTVVLMLLGGSGGDATPSGESNAWYGLYIVLATLGYGVSVNVIKHHLHGIPSVAVTGLLLLFIGGPALAYLLLGTEFLHKLATVPGAWKAFGYIALLATMSTAVAMVLFNKLIQSSTALFAASNTYLVPIMALGWGLLDGEQFNLWHLLGMLIILVSVAIIHRAK, from the coding sequence ATGCCTACCCTCCCCCCCGCCCCGGCCGTCGCGGCTGCTCCCGAAGCCACGCCGGTAGCCGCACCCCCACCCCACCGCACGCCGGCCTCGGCCTGGGTGCTGCTGATTACGCTGGCTACTATCTGGGGCACCTCCTTTATCCTGATGAAGAAGGGCCTGGTAGTGTTTTCGGCTATGGAGCTGGGGGCTACGCGGGTGAGCGTGGCGGCGCTGCTGTTGCTGCCGTTTGCGCTTAAGCACCTGGGCAGGGTGGAGCGCAGCCGCTTCAAGTGGCTGGTGTTAAGCGGGGTAGTTGGCACCTTGGTTCCGGCCTTCCTGTTTGCCTACGCCGAAACCCGCATGGCCTCGGGCCTGGCCGGCGTGCTCAATGCCCTCACGGCCGTGTTTACCCTAGTAGTGGGCGCGGCTCTGTTCGGGCAGAAGCTGACAGGCCTGCGGGTGCTGGGCATCGGGCTGGGCCTGGCCGGCACGGTGGTGCTGATGCTACTGGGCGGCAGCGGCGGCGACGCTACTCCCTCGGGGGAAAGCAATGCTTGGTACGGCCTCTATATCGTGCTGGCAACGCTGGGCTACGGCGTAAGTGTGAACGTAATTAAGCACCACCTGCATGGCATTCCTTCGGTGGCGGTAACGGGCCTCTTGCTGCTGTTTATCGGCGGTCCGGCCTTGGCCTACCTGCTGCTGGGCACCGAGTTTTTACACAAGCTGGCAACCGTACCCGGTGCCTGGAAAGCCTTCGGCTATATTGCTCTGCTGGCTACCATGAGCACGGCCGTAGCCATGGTGCTGTTCAACAAGCTCATCCAAAGCTCTACGGCCCTGTTTGCCGCTTCCAACACCTACCTGGTGCCCATTATGGCCCTGGGCTGGGGCCTGCTCGACGGGGAGCAGTTCAACCTCTGGCACCTGCTGGGCATGCTGATTATTCTGGTCAGCGTAGCCATTATTCACCGGGCGAAGTAG
- a CDS encoding carboxypeptidase-like regulatory domain-containing protein → MPRPTLSVPQPCHESWAAMTPAAQGRHCAACDKVVVDFTRMTDAEILAYLGQSAGKSCGRFRQEQLNRPLLDLSVPAAPWRLWLAAIAALGLAPGAHAQAPRPVPIQQQITLGMVATPSQPAQPSLPLTIIRGLVTDETGTGLPGVTILLKGTQIGAASNSDGSFELRMPAVRPVTLIISSVGYETQELTLRPDANQTELTVTMAMTGVVLGRMEGVVLPWYTPRSLWWRLTRPFRR, encoded by the coding sequence ATGCCGCGCCCTACTCTCTCCGTGCCTCAGCCCTGCCACGAAAGCTGGGCCGCCATGACGCCCGCCGCCCAGGGCCGCCACTGCGCCGCCTGTGATAAGGTGGTCGTGGATTTCACCCGCATGACCGATGCAGAAATTCTGGCCTACCTGGGTCAATCGGCGGGCAAAAGCTGCGGGCGGTTCCGGCAGGAGCAGCTGAACCGGCCGCTGCTTGACCTATCGGTACCAGCAGCACCCTGGCGCTTATGGCTGGCTGCCATAGCGGCTCTTGGGTTAGCGCCGGGCGCACATGCCCAAGCCCCACGACCAGTGCCTATTCAGCAGCAGATTACGTTGGGCATGGTGGCTACCCCCTCCCAGCCGGCGCAACCCTCCTTACCTCTTACCATCATCCGGGGCCTCGTCACTGATGAAACGGGTACAGGCTTGCCAGGGGTAACTATCTTACTGAAAGGCACCCAGATTGGCGCAGCATCCAACTCAGATGGCTCTTTTGAGCTACGGATGCCTGCGGTACGACCAGTGACACTGATTATCAGCAGTGTTGGCTATGAAACCCAGGAGCTAACCTTGCGGCCCGACGCCAATCAAACTGAGCTTACCGTTACCATGGCTATGACCGGAGTTGTACTGGGCCGAATGGAAGGCGTGGTGCTACCCTGGTACACCCCACGCAGCCTGTGGTGGCGCCTCACGCGGCCCTTCCGACGGTAG
- a CDS encoding DUF3320 domain-containing protein — protein sequence MGSDFLDSTTTTPQSIPSFAARLEASRQELLDLGLRNPLLNFRPSKAQGVAVVQEEAAAVYEVLVSQGKTMYFQAAPEPTRQKPGSIPESISALPPAGAETLSEPLASLPPQPEQTPEETATAEEMTPQPELTAEQKQVLLTDNKLQTAEPLAKLESRLLNTYYAARTSLEEQGVNILYLALGMLTWYEAASSEELRQAPLVLVPVLLERGTAAERFKLRYTGAEVEANLSLQAKLKASFGLSLPEWDEETGVAAYLASVGEAVQGLPRWQVAPDQIALGFFSFGKFLLYRDLDPATWPSGTTLLDHPAIEALLGAETGFQDALPTVSDTAFLDTESTAHELHQVLDADSSQLLALLAVQEGRNLVVQGPPGTGKSQTIANLLAEAIGAGKKVLFVAEKMAALEVVKRRLDALGLGAACLELHSHKANKKALHDELKATLNLGRPAAAANVEDQMAQLPRYRQALNDYALAVNAPIGRSRRTAQQVAGELLRLAEKRSATELPRIAFAGLAAWTDADAAQAEAQATRLQATLQKIGAPKDLLFWGSELTVLLPADQAALSTRLAEAQAAVTDLQEAGRVLGQLLGLPMPTERTAAEQLLPAARHAQLAPPLSGAAVADAAWHQQAGRIQEILKAGLAYTTLRQQHEATLLPEAWDQQFLAERATLLAAGDKWWNLLNGDYRRARKRLQSFWRGPLPKESAGLIAVVDAIHEAARHAKKVAEGSGLGQQLFGASWQGERSDWPTLLKIQEYLTLTHQRIARGELPATLLAYLTQAAVANWQNDQSSGSPSPFSEGGAGGEAHQQHDLATRLNNLETALAQHRAAVQAVVDALQFNEARRFGPAGRLQFQPFDVQQGTLAAWAADLPALRLATEWNNVAAIAQQEQLPELLLLAEGWPHASRLLAAAVRQTWLEFLQRQAYEQHPALRQFERASHEEIAARFRQADQDSLYHNRIRALRQHHEGLPHPQAGGQMLLLRNEFAKKTRHLPLRKLMQQAGRAVQAIKPVFMMSPLSVASYLPPGAVEFDLVVFDEASQVRPVDALGAIARGRQLVVVGDSKQLPPTSFFDSLTGSGEEADEENVTADIQSILELCKARQMPERILRWHYRSLHQSLIAASNHLFYEDKLVIFPSPGGQGQLGLVYHHLPETHYERGATRTNPLEAQAVAEAVLHHARTTPRLTLGVVAFSTAQRQAIQDALERLRRQHPETESFFNRHPHEPFFIKNLENVQGDERDVILISVGYGRTKEGYLTMSFGPLNGEGGERRLNVLITRAKQRCEVFTNLTADDLDLNRTRAKGVAALKTFLNFAQHGRLNQNEETGRSLDSPFEEAVYRTLTARGYQVRPQIGSQGFYIDLAVVDPDQPGRYLLGIECDGAMYHSARSARDRDRLRQQVLEAVGWRLHRIWSTDWFRDPQRETERAVQAIEEARRLAAQDDPDEPEEPEVVPETAGIEREELSATDQALTEPYQVAQLPAAVGHRELHQHSLGQLANWLTQIVRIESPIHLDEATRRLAQASGATQVGARMRKAGRDAALLAANLRHLRQHGDFLWDLSMQQPPLRDRSQLPAISRKLTFVAPEELARALRTVIEQSFALPREAVFLPTVRLLGFSRLSEEMRQQLEPVLTGLLERGEVAEVNGILRPAV from the coding sequence ATGGGCTCAGATTTCCTGGATTCTACTACCACTACACCGCAAAGCATACCTTCCTTCGCAGCCCGCCTCGAAGCTTCCCGCCAGGAACTGCTTGACCTGGGTCTGCGAAATCCGCTGCTCAACTTTCGGCCTTCCAAAGCCCAGGGCGTGGCCGTGGTGCAGGAAGAAGCCGCCGCGGTGTACGAGGTGTTAGTAAGCCAGGGCAAAACGATGTACTTCCAGGCTGCTCCCGAGCCGACCAGGCAGAAACCCGGAAGCATCCCCGAGTCCATAAGCGCCCTACCCCCCGCAGGAGCCGAAACCCTATCGGAGCCATTGGCTTCCCTACCCCCTCAGCCTGAGCAAACCCCGGAGGAAACGGCAACTGCTGAGGAAATGACTCCGCAGCCAGAGCTTACCGCCGAGCAGAAGCAGGTCCTGCTCACCGACAACAAGCTGCAGACGGCCGAGCCACTGGCAAAGCTGGAAAGTCGGCTGCTGAACACTTACTACGCCGCCCGCACCAGCCTGGAAGAGCAGGGCGTGAACATCCTGTATCTGGCTCTGGGCATGCTCACTTGGTATGAAGCCGCTAGTAGCGAAGAGCTCCGGCAGGCGCCCCTGGTGCTGGTACCCGTGCTGCTGGAGCGCGGCACCGCCGCCGAGCGGTTCAAACTGCGCTACACCGGCGCTGAGGTAGAGGCCAACCTGTCCTTGCAAGCCAAGCTGAAGGCCAGTTTCGGGCTGAGCCTGCCGGAGTGGGACGAAGAAACCGGGGTAGCCGCCTACCTCGCGTCCGTGGGTGAAGCCGTGCAAGGCCTGCCCCGCTGGCAGGTTGCGCCCGACCAGATTGCGCTGGGCTTCTTTTCCTTCGGGAAATTCCTGCTCTACCGCGACCTGGACCCCGCCACCTGGCCCAGCGGCACTACACTGCTCGATCATCCGGCCATTGAGGCGCTGCTAGGCGCGGAAACCGGCTTCCAGGACGCGCTGCCCACGGTGAGCGACACGGCTTTCCTCGATACCGAAAGCACCGCCCACGAACTGCACCAAGTACTGGATGCCGACAGCTCCCAGCTGCTGGCCCTACTGGCCGTGCAGGAGGGCCGCAACCTAGTGGTGCAGGGCCCGCCCGGCACCGGTAAGTCGCAGACCATTGCTAACCTGCTGGCTGAAGCTATTGGGGCGGGCAAGAAGGTGCTGTTCGTGGCCGAGAAGATGGCCGCTTTGGAAGTAGTAAAGCGCCGCCTCGATGCGTTAGGCTTGGGCGCGGCCTGTCTGGAGCTGCACAGCCACAAGGCCAATAAAAAAGCCCTCCATGATGAGCTGAAAGCCACTCTCAATCTCGGCCGACCGGCCGCCGCAGCCAATGTGGAGGACCAGATGGCCCAGCTGCCGCGCTATCGTCAGGCCCTCAACGACTATGCTCTGGCTGTGAATGCCCCCATCGGCCGCAGCCGCCGCACGGCCCAGCAAGTGGCCGGCGAGCTGCTGCGCCTGGCCGAAAAGCGTAGTGCTACTGAACTACCGCGCATTGCCTTTGCCGGCCTGGCTGCCTGGACCGATGCCGATGCCGCCCAGGCCGAAGCCCAGGCCACCCGCCTGCAGGCCACGCTGCAGAAAATCGGGGCACCCAAAGACCTTCTATTTTGGGGCAGCGAGTTGACCGTATTACTGCCTGCTGACCAAGCAGCCCTGTCTACCCGGTTAGCCGAAGCCCAAGCCGCCGTAACGGACTTACAGGAAGCGGGCCGTGTGCTAGGCCAGTTGCTGGGGCTGCCCATGCCCACGGAGCGCACGGCCGCCGAGCAGCTCCTGCCCGCCGCCCGCCACGCCCAACTAGCGCCGCCACTGTCAGGAGCCGCCGTAGCCGACGCGGCCTGGCACCAGCAGGCAGGGCGCATCCAGGAAATACTCAAGGCCGGACTGGCCTACACCACCCTGCGCCAGCAGCACGAGGCCACCCTTCTGCCCGAAGCTTGGGACCAGCAGTTCCTCGCGGAGCGGGCAACCCTGCTTGCCGCTGGTGACAAGTGGTGGAACCTCCTCAACGGCGACTACCGCCGGGCCCGGAAGCGCCTGCAAAGCTTCTGGCGCGGACCTTTGCCTAAAGAGTCTGCCGGGCTAATTGCGGTAGTGGATGCCATTCACGAGGCGGCCCGTCACGCCAAAAAGGTAGCCGAAGGAAGTGGCCTAGGCCAGCAGTTATTCGGCGCCAGCTGGCAAGGAGAGCGGTCTGACTGGCCCACGCTGCTGAAAATCCAGGAGTATCTGACCCTAACCCACCAACGGATTGCGCGCGGGGAGTTGCCGGCCACCCTGCTGGCCTACCTTACCCAGGCAGCCGTAGCCAATTGGCAAAATGACCAATCGTCCGGCTCACCCTCTCCCTTTTCGGAGGGGGGGGCGGGGGGTGAGGCGCACCAGCAGCACGACCTAGCAACGCGCTTAAACAACCTGGAAACCGCCCTGGCCCAGCACCGCGCTGCCGTGCAAGCCGTAGTCGATGCCCTACAGTTCAACGAAGCGCGTCGCTTCGGACCGGCCGGACGGCTGCAGTTTCAGCCCTTCGATGTGCAACAAGGCACCTTGGCCGCCTGGGCCGCCGACTTGCCGGCCCTGCGTCTGGCCACGGAGTGGAACAACGTAGCGGCCATTGCGCAACAGGAGCAGCTGCCGGAACTCCTGCTGCTAGCCGAAGGCTGGCCCCACGCTTCGCGCCTGCTGGCAGCGGCAGTGCGTCAGACCTGGCTGGAATTTCTGCAGCGACAGGCCTACGAGCAGCACCCGGCCCTACGGCAGTTCGAGCGGGCCAGTCACGAGGAAATAGCCGCTCGCTTCCGCCAAGCCGACCAGGACTCTCTTTACCACAACCGCATCCGGGCCTTGCGCCAGCACCACGAGGGCCTGCCGCACCCGCAGGCCGGCGGCCAGATGCTGCTCTTGCGCAATGAATTCGCTAAAAAGACCCGCCACCTGCCCCTGCGCAAGCTCATGCAGCAGGCCGGGCGGGCGGTACAGGCCATCAAGCCGGTGTTCATGATGTCGCCGCTGTCGGTGGCCAGCTACCTGCCGCCGGGGGCAGTGGAGTTCGATTTAGTGGTGTTCGATGAGGCCTCGCAGGTGAGGCCTGTGGATGCGCTGGGCGCCATTGCGCGGGGCCGGCAGCTGGTGGTAGTCGGCGACTCCAAGCAGCTGCCGCCCACCTCCTTCTTCGACTCCCTGACCGGCAGCGGGGAAGAGGCCGATGAGGAAAACGTAACGGCCGATATCCAGAGTATTCTAGAGCTGTGCAAGGCCCGCCAGATGCCTGAGCGGATATTGCGCTGGCACTACCGCAGTCTGCACCAAAGCCTGATTGCGGCCTCCAACCACTTGTTTTACGAAGACAAGCTGGTGATTTTCCCCAGTCCCGGCGGGCAGGGGCAGCTGGGGCTGGTGTACCATCATCTGCCTGAAACCCACTACGAGCGGGGCGCTACCCGCACCAATCCGCTGGAAGCTCAGGCCGTGGCCGAAGCCGTGCTGCACCATGCCCGTACCACCCCGCGCCTCACGTTGGGGGTAGTAGCCTTCAGCACGGCCCAGCGCCAGGCCATTCAGGATGCGTTAGAAAGGCTGCGCCGGCAGCACCCCGAAACCGAGTCGTTTTTCAACCGTCACCCCCACGAGCCCTTCTTCATCAAGAACCTCGAAAACGTGCAAGGCGATGAGCGCGACGTGATTCTGATCAGCGTGGGCTACGGCCGCACCAAGGAGGGCTACCTCACTATGAGCTTCGGGCCGCTGAATGGCGAGGGGGGCGAACGGCGCCTGAACGTGCTCATCACCAGGGCCAAGCAGCGCTGCGAAGTTTTTACCAACCTCACCGCCGATGATCTGGACCTGAACCGTACCCGCGCCAAGGGTGTGGCGGCGCTCAAAACCTTCCTCAACTTTGCCCAGCACGGCCGCTTGAACCAAAACGAGGAAACCGGCCGTAGCCTGGATTCACCATTTGAGGAGGCTGTGTACCGCACCCTCACGGCCCGCGGCTACCAAGTGCGGCCGCAAATTGGCAGCCAGGGCTTTTACATTGATTTGGCGGTAGTGGACCCCGATCAGCCCGGCCGCTACCTGCTGGGCATTGAGTGCGATGGGGCCATGTACCACTCGGCCCGCTCGGCCCGCGACCGGGACCGGCTGCGGCAGCAGGTGCTCGAAGCCGTGGGGTGGCGCCTGCACCGCATCTGGAGCACCGACTGGTTCCGGGACCCCCAGCGCGAAACCGAGCGCGCGGTGCAAGCCATCGAAGAAGCCCGCCGCCTCGCCGCCCAAGACGACCCCGACGAGCCGGAAGAACCCGAAGTAGTGCCGGAAACCGCTGGTATTGAGCGCGAAGAGTTGTCGGCCACCGACCAGGCTCTGACTGAACCCTACCAGGTAGCGCAGCTGCCCGCCGCCGTCGGCCACCGCGAACTGCACCAGCATAGCCTGGGCCAACTCGCCAACTGGCTCACGCAGATAGTCCGCATCGAAAGCCCCATTCACCTCGATGAAGCCACGCGCCGCCTGGCTCAGGCTAGCGGAGCCACCCAAGTGGGCGCCCGCATGCGCAAAGCCGGCCGCGACGCGGCGCTGCTAGCCGCCAACCTGCGCCACCTGCGCCAGCACGGCGACTTCCTCTGGGACCTCAGCATGCAGCAACCGCCCCTCCGCGACCGAAGCCAGCTGCCCGCCATTTCCCGCAAGCTCACCTTCGTGGCCCCCGAAGAACTGGCCCGCGCCCTGCGCACTGTTATCGAACAAAGCTTCGCTCTGCCCCGCGAAGCCGTGTTTCTGCCCACCGTCCGCCTGCTCGGCTTCAGCCGTCTGTCAGAGGAAATGCGCCAACAACTAGAGCCTGTATTGACTGGGTTGCTGGAAAGGGGAGAGGTAGCGGAAGTAAACGGCATCCTGCGCCCAGCAGTGTAG